Proteins from a single region of Chryseobacterium sp. T16E-39:
- a CDS encoding AraC family transcriptional regulator, whose translation MVKRITVFVFLMIFSSVFPQNQKDIQSYKDKFFIYQKIGVDSALIYVNKIFSSKNSADQAFAYSAKRYLLTITGKDQDSKDYLSKINVYLKEIPEEEGNYSSLSQIYNILGNTDMANQLPNDALKKFIKADYFAQKNNDIRQHIKIKGNIAFVKLNIKQTDDAITETHEVLGLLKKNKNLYEKENFEIIYNTVFSNLGHLYSDKYISDTEKNKKYADSALMNFNQLLHSTKDKKLLAVTYLKLGTLNNKKKNYSKATEYYLKSLDIYKALEFKDEILNLKYNLGVNFYESKDYSKSKLHFLEMSHLVEKDSLVNTDYIFAQDYLSKIYLKEGKRDSVEFYNNKFIELYKENSEIERKNIANIYKEINSKNLNDEINKSSSILKSRTFIIIALILLIGCITGYLLVQMQKKKNVEQRLDDLLLQVKNNTLNSHQNKNNFSISNEKEAEIMGKLMELEDKKLYLKNEYNQAFAAKKLGTNTTYLSQTINKYMKKTFSEYTNELRINYILNALSQDKKLRNYTTQALADIVGYKSGISFARTFKEKTGVTPFQYIEKLNAENA comes from the coding sequence ATGGTGAAAAGAATTACTGTTTTTGTATTTTTAATGATATTTTCTTCTGTGTTTCCTCAGAATCAAAAGGATATACAGTCTTATAAAGATAAGTTCTTTATCTATCAGAAAATTGGAGTTGATAGTGCACTCATTTATGTAAATAAGATTTTTTCTTCAAAAAATAGCGCAGATCAGGCATTTGCTTATTCGGCAAAAAGATATTTATTGACAATTACGGGGAAGGATCAGGATTCCAAAGATTATCTTTCAAAAATTAATGTTTATCTAAAGGAAATTCCTGAAGAGGAAGGGAATTATTCGAGCCTCTCCCAGATATACAATATTTTGGGAAATACTGATATGGCTAACCAACTTCCGAATGATGCTTTGAAAAAATTTATAAAGGCAGATTATTTTGCCCAGAAGAATAATGATATTCGGCAACATATAAAAATCAAAGGAAATATTGCTTTTGTAAAACTTAATATCAAGCAAACCGATGATGCTATTACAGAAACACATGAGGTTCTAGGGCTTTTAAAAAAGAATAAAAATCTTTATGAGAAGGAAAATTTTGAGATTATCTACAATACTGTATTTTCCAATTTAGGCCATTTATATTCTGATAAATATATTTCAGATACTGAGAAGAATAAAAAGTATGCAGATAGTGCATTGATGAATTTTAATCAACTTCTTCATTCTACAAAAGATAAAAAATTGCTTGCAGTTACCTACTTAAAGCTGGGAACGCTTAACAATAAAAAAAAGAACTATAGTAAAGCGACTGAGTATTACTTAAAAAGCTTAGATATATATAAAGCTTTAGAGTTTAAAGATGAAATTCTTAATCTTAAATATAATTTAGGCGTTAATTTTTACGAATCAAAAGACTATTCAAAATCGAAACTTCATTTTTTGGAAATGTCTCATTTAGTTGAAAAAGATTCTCTTGTAAATACAGATTATATATTTGCTCAGGATTATTTATCGAAAATTTATTTAAAAGAAGGAAAAAGGGATTCTGTAGAGTTTTATAATAATAAATTCATTGAGCTATACAAAGAGAATTCTGAAATTGAGAGAAAGAATATTGCAAATATCTATAAAGAAATCAATTCTAAGAATTTGAATGATGAGATCAATAAAAGTTCTTCTATTCTTAAAAGTCGTACGTTTATTATTATTGCTTTGATTTTATTGATAGGATGTATTACTGGCTATCTGCTCGTTCAGATGCAAAAGAAAAAGAATGTTGAACAGCGTCTTGATGATCTATTATTGCAAGTAAAAAATAACACTTTGAATAGTCATCAAAACAAAAATAATTTTTCAATAAGCAATGAAAAAGAGGCTGAGATCATGGGGAAACTTATGGAGTTGGAAGACAAAAAGCTTTATCTTAAAAATGAATATAATCAAGCTTTTGCAGCTAAAAAATTAGGAACCAATACTACCTATCTTTCGCAGACGATTAACAAATACATGAAAAAGACTTTCAGTGAATATACCAATGAATTAAGAATTAACTATATACTGAATGCTCTCTCTCAAGATAAAAAATTAAGAAATTATACTACTCAGGCATTAGCAGATATTGTAGGCTATAAAAGCGGGATATCCTTTGCCAGAACATTCAAAGAAAAAACGGGCGTTACCCCGTTTCAATATATTGAAAAATTGAATGCCGAAAATGCGTAA